A single Rattus norvegicus strain BN/NHsdMcwi chromosome 5, GRCr8, whole genome shotgun sequence DNA region contains:
- the Rpl7 gene encoding large ribosomal subunit protein uL30: MEAVPEKKKKVAAAPGTLKKKKVPAVPETLKKKRRNFAELKVKRLRKKFALKTLRKARRKLIYEKAKHYHKEYRQMYRTEIRMARMARKAGNFYVPAEPKLAFVIRIRGINGVSPKVRKVLQLLRLRQIFNGTFVKLNKASVNMLRIVEPYIAWGYPNLKSVNELIYKRGYGKINKKRIALTDNSLVARSLGKFGIICMEDLIHEIYTVGKRFKEANNFLWPFKLSSPRGGMKKKTTHFVEGGDAGNREDQINRLIRRMN, encoded by the exons ATGGAGGCTGTACC agagaagaaaaagaaggttgCCGCTGCGCCAGGAACCCTTAAGAAGAAAAAGGTTCCTGCGGTGCCAGAAACCCTTAAGAAAAAGCGAAGGAATTTCGCAGAGTTGAAGGTCAAGCGCCTGAGGAAGAAGTTTGCCCTGAAGACA CTGCGAAAGGCAAGGAGGAAGCTCATCTATGAGAAGGCAAAGCACTATCACAAGGAGTACAGACAGATGTACCGGACTGAGATTCGCATGGCTAGGATGGCGAGGAAAGCTGGCAACTTCTATGTGCCCGCAGAACCAAAATTGGCCTTTGTCATCAGAATCCGAGG TATCAATGGAGTGAGCCCAAAGGTGCGCAAGGTGCTGCAGCTGCTCCGTCTCCGGCAGATCTTCAATGGCACCTTTGTGAAGCTCAACAAGGCTTCAGTGAACATGCTGAGGATCGTGGAGCCCTACATTGCATGGGGGTACCCCAACCTGAAGTCAGTAAACGAGCTCATCTACAAACGAGGCTAtggcaaaatcaataaaaagcgCATTGCCTTGACAGATAACTCCTTGGTTGCTCGATCTCTTG gtaaatTTGGCATCATCTGCATGGAGGATCTAATTCATGAGATCTATACAGTTGGAAAACGCTTTAAGGAAGCAAATAACTTCCTGTGGCCCTTCAAACTGTCTTCCCCACGAGgtggaatgaagaaaaagacaactcactttgtagaagGTGGAGACGCTGGCAACAGGGAAGACCAGATAAACAGGCTTATTAGACGGATGAACTAA